A single window of Chlamydiota bacterium DNA harbors:
- a CDS encoding metal-dependent hydrolase, producing MKGITHFMTGVAASSFFGGAVQMAGYQKSWIMLLGGIFGIMADTLDFKFYSFFSRDDHQIDPDPLEPDAAAIAADIGRAIEQAWDENRMVKVKCHTVRLGADLWRQYVLGFDAAKSEVVVVINPIVTTSQIPFLGTEPAEHRVGRYRLRVPLTETHGRPTVVDIMSGPQLGFRKTGDSVLVEFIPFHRTWTHSFFIGFVAACAAALLASLAAGWHIGWYYGLVALAAYWAHLVCDLTGYMGASFFWPFWKKRTAGLRWWKANNPDSNLIFNYACLVVTIFNLNRFTWADPVRRVGHFIEASPLKYFTLTLVIPVAAYLLLGLLFGRRQPGEKESEALAQQAMRDEGGGELDSEFA from the coding sequence ATGAAGGGGATCACGCATTTCATGACCGGCGTCGCCGCATCGTCCTTCTTCGGGGGGGCGGTGCAGATGGCCGGGTACCAGAAGTCGTGGATCATGCTCCTGGGCGGGATCTTCGGGATCATGGCCGACACCCTCGACTTCAAGTTCTACAGCTTCTTCTCCCGCGACGACCACCAGATCGATCCCGATCCGCTCGAGCCCGACGCCGCCGCGATCGCCGCCGACATCGGCCGGGCGATCGAGCAGGCGTGGGACGAGAACCGGATGGTGAAGGTCAAGTGCCACACCGTCCGCCTCGGGGCCGACCTCTGGCGCCAGTACGTGCTCGGTTTCGACGCGGCGAAAAGCGAGGTGGTCGTCGTGATCAACCCGATCGTCACCACCTCCCAGATCCCGTTCCTCGGCACGGAGCCGGCGGAACACCGGGTCGGGCGCTACCGCCTGCGCGTCCCGCTCACCGAGACGCACGGCCGTCCGACGGTCGTGGACATCATGAGCGGCCCCCAGCTCGGCTTCCGGAAGACCGGCGACTCGGTGCTCGTGGAGTTCATCCCGTTCCACCGGACCTGGACGCACAGCTTCTTCATCGGCTTCGTCGCGGCGTGCGCCGCGGCCCTGCTCGCCTCGCTGGCGGCGGGCTGGCATATCGGCTGGTACTACGGCCTCGTCGCCCTCGCCGCCTACTGGGCCCACCTCGTCTGCGATCTCACCGGGTATATGGGCGCCTCCTTCTTCTGGCCGTTCTGGAAAAAGCGGACCGCGGGCCTCCGCTGGTGGAAGGCCAACAACCCCGACAGCAACCTCATCTTCAACTACGCCTGCCTCGTCGTGACGATCTTCAACCTCAACCGTTTCACCTGGGCGGACCCTGTGCGAAGGGTCGGCCATTTCATCGAGGCCTCGCCGCTGAAATACTTCACCCTCACGCTCGTCATCCCGGTCGCCGCCTACCTTCTGCTCGGCCTGCTCTTCGGGCGCAGGCAACCGGGCGAGAAGGAGTCGGAGGCGCTCGCGCAGCAGGCGATGCGGGACGAGGGGGGAGGCGAACTGGACAGCGAGTTCGCGTAA
- a CDS encoding HPr family phosphocarrier protein — translation MVRRELTITNALGLHARPAAMFVQLASKFASEISVERGGERVNGKSIMGIMMLAAGKGLKITVTAEGHDAENAVNALEELVNNRFGED, via the coding sequence ATCGTGCGCAGGGAGCTCACCATCACCAACGCGCTCGGCCTCCACGCGAGACCGGCGGCGATGTTCGTGCAGCTGGCCAGCAAGTTCGCCTCGGAGATCAGCGTGGAGCGGGGGGGCGAGCGGGTCAACGGCAAGAGCATCATGGGCATCATGATGCTCGCGGCCGGGAAGGGTCTCAAGATCACCGTCACGGCGGAGGGACATGACGCCGAGAACGCGGTGAACGCCCTCGAGGAGCTGGTGAACAACAGGTTCGGCGAGGACTGA
- a CDS encoding radical SAM protein: MNAARKPRRGRIPSGVPAAPARDKENEVRRNFVFGPVPSRRLGISLGVDVIPPKTCTLDCIYCEAGRTRRLTKRRRAYVPAAEVVRQVGAALRKGGRVDWITFSGCGEPTLHSGLGGMIRAVKRMTRIPVAVLTSGTLLSDPRVRRALRDADLVVPSLDAGSARVFRQINRPHPSLRLSRVAEGIARFRRRFPGRLWLEVVLLKGVNDSPRELARIAALAARIRPERVQLNTAVRPPARVNAKPLDAGGLRAARLVLAKALGDIPVEIVAGFRGAGGARRRGGIRRAILAYLARRPATMRDLAKGLGVRVEELPGPLARLAAAGAVEETSFDGRRYYRAAPARSGAPSPRPAPPLSAARPGQAGRRAPSSPSLARPTRPRSSRRGAARSSGRG; this comes from the coding sequence TTGAACGCCGCGCGAAAGCCCCGGCGCGGCCGGATCCCCTCCGGCGTCCCCGCGGCGCCCGCCCGCGACAAGGAGAACGAGGTGCGCCGGAACTTCGTCTTCGGTCCGGTCCCCTCCCGCCGGCTCGGCATCTCGCTCGGCGTGGACGTCATCCCCCCCAAGACCTGCACGCTCGACTGCATCTACTGCGAGGCCGGGCGGACGCGGCGACTGACGAAAAGGCGGCGCGCCTACGTCCCCGCCGCCGAGGTCGTCAGGCAGGTCGGCGCGGCGTTGCGGAAGGGCGGCAGGGTGGACTGGATCACCTTCTCCGGCTGCGGGGAACCGACGCTGCATTCGGGGCTCGGCGGGATGATCCGCGCGGTGAAGCGGATGACCCGCATCCCCGTGGCGGTGCTCACCAGCGGCACCCTCCTCTCCGACCCGCGCGTCCGGCGCGCCCTGCGCGACGCCGACCTGGTCGTCCCCAGCCTCGACGCCGGCTCCGCCCGCGTCTTCAGACAAATCAACCGGCCCCACCCCTCTCTTCGCCTCTCCCGCGTGGCGGAGGGGATCGCCCGTTTCAGGCGGCGTTTCCCGGGCCGTCTCTGGCTCGAGGTGGTCCTCCTGAAGGGGGTGAACGATTCGCCGCGGGAACTGGCGAGGATCGCCGCCCTGGCCGCGCGGATACGGCCCGAGCGAGTCCAGCTCAACACCGCCGTCCGCCCGCCCGCCCGCGTGAACGCGAAGCCGCTCGACGCCGGGGGGTTGCGCGCCGCGCGCCTCGTCCTTGCCAAGGCGCTCGGGGATATCCCCGTGGAGATCGTCGCCGGTTTCCGCGGGGCCGGCGGGGCGCGGCGTCGGGGGGGGATCAGGCGGGCGATCCTCGCGTATCTGGCGCGGCGGCCGGCCACGATGCGCGATCTAGCGAAGGGGCTCGGGGTGCGGGTCGAGGAGCTGCCCGGGCCCCTCGCGCGGCTCGCCGCGGCCGGAGCGGTCGAGGAGACATCGTTCGACGGGAGGCGCTACTACCGGGCGGCGCCCGCCCGCTCGGGCGCGCCGTCTCCCCGGCCCGCCCCCCCCCTCAGCGCCGCGAGGCCCGGACAGGCAGGGCGACGTGCACCGTCATCCCCTTCCCTCGCCCGCCCGACTCGGCCCAGATCCTCCCGCCGTGGAGCTGCGCGATCTTCCGGCAGAGGGTGA
- the kdsB gene encoding 3-deoxy-manno-octulosonate cytidylyltransferase, with the protein MTKAIGIIPARYGSTRLPGKMLAEIGGVPLVCAVLDAARRARRLDDVAVATDDRRVFEAVEAHGGTALMTSPAHRSGSDRVAEAAAGMDCGIVVNIQGDEPLIRGEAIDAAVGALLDDPSLNAATLAVSLASSADADDPNVVKVVRDLRGDALYFSRSRIPYVREAAGGRGPALKHVGLYAYRREFLLSFTSWPPTPLEKLERLEQLRILEHGERLRVLETPWDPVSVDTPEDLERVRKIFAEKQ; encoded by the coding sequence ATGACGAAGGCCATCGGCATCATCCCGGCGCGGTACGGCTCCACCCGGCTCCCCGGCAAGATGCTCGCCGAGATCGGCGGCGTCCCCCTCGTCTGTGCGGTGCTCGACGCCGCGCGCCGGGCGCGGCGCCTCGACGACGTCGCGGTGGCGACCGACGACCGGCGGGTTTTCGAGGCGGTCGAGGCGCACGGCGGAACGGCGCTGATGACCTCCCCGGCGCACCGGTCCGGGAGCGACCGTGTCGCCGAGGCGGCGGCGGGGATGGACTGCGGGATTGTCGTCAACATCCAGGGCGACGAGCCGCTGATCCGCGGGGAGGCGATCGACGCGGCGGTCGGGGCGCTTCTCGACGATCCGTCGCTGAACGCGGCCACCCTGGCGGTTTCGCTCGCCTCCTCCGCGGACGCCGACGACCCGAACGTCGTCAAGGTGGTGCGCGACCTGCGCGGCGACGCCCTCTACTTCTCGCGCTCCCGGATCCCCTACGTTCGGGAGGCGGCGGGCGGCCGCGGCCCCGCCCTCAAGCACGTCGGCCTCTACGCCTACCGCCGGGAGTTCCTCCTCTCCTTCACGAGCTGGCCGCCGACGCCGCTCGAGAAGCTCGAGCGGCTCGAGCAGCTGCGCATACTGGAGCATGGGGAGCGGTTGCGCGTCCTGGAGACGCCGTGGGATCCGGTGAGCGTGGACACGCCGGAGGACCTCGAGCGTGTGCGGAAGATCTTCGCCGAGAAACAGTAA
- a CDS encoding KpsF/GutQ family sugar-phosphate isomerase, producing the protein MRGNKSHLRVARNVFRIEAAAILDLGTRLSASFNRAVEAIYACRGRVIVCGMGKPGIIGRKIQATFASIGIPSLSMHPAEAVHGDLGMVTAEDVVLALSSSGETEEMLRFVPVVKKIGALLIALTGAPRSSLAVHSDIVLDVGVAREACPLGLAPTASTTAMLAMGDALAVALIGRKRLKPEEFALYHPAGALGRRLLKVADVMRTGKANPIVGTGTRVKEVLLAITRARAGAATVVDSSGKLAGIFTDGDLRRAFEARGDIASRPIRDFMIRNPITIGPGRLAVEALRVMRGDNPKGRKLDELPVTDATRRPVGMLDVVDLIGIG; encoded by the coding sequence ATGCGCGGGAACAAGAGCCACCTGAGGGTCGCACGAAACGTCTTCAGGATCGAGGCGGCGGCGATCCTCGATCTCGGCACACGGCTCTCCGCCTCGTTCAACCGGGCGGTCGAGGCGATCTACGCCTGCCGCGGCCGGGTGATCGTCTGCGGGATGGGGAAGCCGGGGATCATCGGCCGCAAGATCCAGGCCACCTTCGCGAGCATCGGCATCCCCTCCCTGTCGATGCACCCGGCGGAGGCGGTGCACGGCGACCTCGGGATGGTGACCGCGGAGGACGTCGTCCTCGCCCTCTCGTCGAGCGGGGAGACGGAGGAGATGCTGCGCTTCGTGCCGGTGGTGAAGAAGATCGGCGCGCTGCTCATCGCCCTCACCGGGGCCCCCCGCTCGTCGCTCGCCGTGCATAGCGACATCGTCCTCGACGTCGGCGTGGCGCGCGAGGCCTGCCCCCTCGGCCTCGCCCCGACGGCCAGCACCACCGCGATGCTCGCCATGGGCGACGCGCTCGCCGTGGCCTTGATCGGCAGGAAGCGCCTGAAGCCCGAGGAGTTCGCCCTCTACCACCCCGCGGGCGCGCTGGGGCGCCGGCTGCTGAAGGTCGCCGACGTGATGCGGACGGGAAAGGCCAATCCGATCGTCGGGACGGGGACGCGGGTCAAGGAGGTGCTCCTCGCCATCACCAGGGCCCGGGCGGGCGCCGCGACGGTCGTGGATTCGTCGGGGAAACTCGCCGGCATCTTCACCGACGGCGACCTCCGCCGGGCCTTCGAGGCGCGCGGCGACATCGCCTCGCGCCCCATCCGCGACTTCATGATCCGGAATCCGATCACCATCGGCCCCGGGCGCCTCGCGGTCGAGGCGCTCCGCGTGATGCGCGGGGACAACCCGAAGGGGCGCAAACTCGACGAGCTTCCCGTGACGGACGCCACGCGGCGGCCGGTCGGGATGCTCGACGTGGTGGACCTGATCGGCATCGGGTGA
- the kdsA gene encoding 3-deoxy-8-phosphooctulonate synthase: protein MKTRIVEARGVRIGGGLPLVLIAGPCVIEDEATVLETARRLKELCSARGVPLVFKTSYDKANRTAVNAFRGPGLAKGLAVVAAVKAETGLPTLVDVHEPGHAAAAAEVAEILQVPAFLCRQTDLLRAVCATGRAVNVKKGQFLAPWDAKNIVEKCEAFGARQILLTERGSSFGYNNLVSDMRALPLMRGFGWPVVFDATHSVQLPGGLGGSTGGQREFVPVLARAAVAAGCDALFLEIHPDPDRARCDGPNQLPLAEAGALLDDCVAIHRIAAGG, encoded by the coding sequence ATGAAGACGCGGATCGTCGAGGCGCGCGGGGTGCGGATCGGCGGGGGGCTTCCCCTCGTGTTGATCGCCGGCCCCTGCGTCATCGAGGACGAGGCGACCGTCCTCGAGACGGCGCGCCGCCTGAAGGAGCTCTGCAGCGCCCGCGGCGTCCCGCTCGTCTTCAAGACCTCCTACGACAAGGCCAACCGCACCGCCGTGAACGCATTCCGCGGCCCGGGCCTCGCGAAGGGCCTCGCGGTCGTGGCGGCGGTCAAGGCGGAGACGGGACTCCCGACGCTCGTGGACGTGCACGAGCCGGGGCACGCGGCCGCGGCGGCGGAGGTCGCGGAGATCCTCCAGGTGCCGGCGTTCCTCTGCCGCCAGACGGACCTGCTCCGGGCCGTCTGCGCCACGGGGCGGGCGGTCAACGTCAAGAAGGGGCAGTTCCTCGCCCCGTGGGACGCGAAGAACATCGTCGAGAAGTGCGAGGCGTTCGGGGCTCGACAGATCCTCCTCACGGAGCGCGGGAGCTCGTTCGGCTACAACAACCTCGTGAGCGACATGCGCGCGCTTCCCTTGATGCGCGGCTTCGGATGGCCGGTGGTCTTCGACGCGACGCACAGCGTCCAGCTCCCCGGCGGCCTCGGCGGCAGCACCGGCGGGCAGCGCGAGTTCGTCCCCGTCCTCGCCCGCGCGGCGGTCGCCGCCGGCTGCGACGCGCTCTTCCTCGAGATACACCCGGACCCGGACCGCGCGCGCTGCGACGGGCCGAACCAGCTCCCGCTCGCCGAGGCGGGGGCGCTGCTCGACGACTGCGTCGCGATCCACCGCATCGCGGCGGGGGGGTGA
- the lptB gene encoding LPS export ABC transporter ATP-binding protein, with product MDSGHGNHPASREKAAPKEGRAAAEPAGALPVSRAAQEKALAAHGAQEAALMRTVDLVKVYGGRAVVNGVNITVNRGEIVGLLGPNGAGKTTSFYMIVGLIRPHAGTVLFNGQEITSMPMAHRARLGMSYLSQEPSIFRKLTVEQNIMAILETLPLSRAQRKARLEELLEELGIAHLATQKAFTLSGGERRRLEISRALVTSPSFMLLDEPFSGVDPIAVFDVQQIIANLKKKGLGILLTDHSVRETLTITDRSYLIYEGKVLTHGTSDFLINDQEARQFYLGERFEM from the coding sequence ATGGACAGCGGACACGGCAACCACCCGGCTTCCCGGGAGAAGGCGGCGCCCAAAGAGGGGCGGGCCGCCGCCGAGCCCGCGGGGGCCCTCCCGGTCTCGCGGGCGGCGCAGGAGAAGGCCCTCGCCGCCCACGGCGCGCAGGAGGCGGCCCTGATGCGGACCGTCGACCTCGTGAAGGTCTACGGCGGCCGCGCGGTCGTCAACGGCGTGAACATCACGGTCAACCGCGGCGAGATCGTGGGGCTCCTCGGCCCCAACGGGGCGGGGAAGACGACCTCCTTCTACATGATCGTGGGCCTGATCCGCCCCCACGCCGGCACGGTCCTGTTCAACGGGCAGGAGATCACCTCGATGCCGATGGCGCACCGCGCGCGCCTTGGGATGAGCTACCTCTCCCAGGAGCCGTCGATCTTCAGGAAACTGACGGTGGAGCAGAACATCATGGCCATCCTCGAGACCCTCCCGCTCTCGCGGGCGCAGCGGAAGGCGCGCCTCGAGGAGCTCCTCGAGGAGCTGGGCATCGCCCACCTCGCCACGCAGAAGGCGTTCACCCTCTCCGGCGGCGAACGCAGGCGCCTCGAGATCAGCAGGGCCCTCGTGACCTCGCCCTCCTTCATGCTCCTGGACGAACCGTTCTCCGGCGTGGACCCGATCGCCGTCTTCGACGTCCAGCAGATCATCGCGAACCTTAAGAAGAAAGGGCTCGGCATACTGTTGACCGACCACAGCGTGCGCGAGACCCTGACCATCACCGACCGGTCGTACCTTATCTACGAGGGGAAGGTGCTGACCCACGGGACCTCCGATTTCCTCATCAACGACCAGGAGGCCCGCCAGTTCTATCTCGGCGAACGGTTCGAGATGTAG
- a CDS encoding HAD hydrolase family protein has translation MRQSEILARARRIRAVVSDVDGVLTDGGIIYGTRGTELKRFHARDGLGIILARRAGLKVFLVSGRSSAALARRSRELGVDRLWQRAGDKGRIRAILCTAYGLAPEELCCIGDDLPDLALVAGAGLGVAVAGAPGELRKAACLVTAAHGGEGAFREVVELILKAQGRWEDALRAYRP, from the coding sequence ATGAGACAATCCGAAATCCTGGCACGCGCCCGCCGCATCCGCGCCGTCGTCTCGGACGTGGACGGGGTCCTGACCGACGGCGGCATCATCTACGGAACGCGGGGGACGGAACTGAAGCGGTTCCATGCCCGCGACGGCCTCGGGATCATCCTCGCGCGCCGGGCGGGGCTCAAGGTCTTCCTGGTTTCGGGCCGCTCCTCCGCCGCCCTCGCCCGCCGGAGCCGGGAGCTCGGGGTGGACCGCCTCTGGCAGCGCGCGGGTGACAAGGGCCGCATACGTGCTATACTATGCACGGCGTACGGTCTCGCGCCGGAGGAGCTCTGCTGCATCGGGGACGACCTCCCCGACCTCGCGCTCGTCGCGGGGGCGGGGCTCGGCGTGGCCGTCGCCGGCGCCCCAGGAGAACTCCGCAAGGCAGCCTGCCTCGTCACCGCGGCGCACGGGGGGGAGGGGGCCTTCAGAGAGGTGGTGGAGCTGATCCTGAAGGCCCAGGGCAGGTGGGAGGATGCGCTTCGTGCATATAGGCCGTAG
- the hprK gene encoding HPr(Ser) kinase/phosphatase, with product MRGIKVEEFYHSTRDTLKLRLVAGEKGLKRRIMVPELNRPGLALAGYFDYFANRRPQVLGMVEINYLNSMEPGLRRKRIRELLRRRVPCVIIGRNYLPPIELPEEACRERVPLFRSPMVTMALINQATIFLEDQFSPSTTIVGDLLEVYGVGILICGRSGVGKSECALGLIKRGHRLIADDVVKIQLRDGTRLFGAGAEIVKHHMEIRGLGIINVQDLYGATCIKDAQEVELVVTLEEWESGKEYERLGLEDKEIEILGQRLPHLIIPVRPGRDIVLLLEAAALNQRLKKMGRHAARALDRGLIEVMKKE from the coding sequence ATGCGCGGCATCAAGGTCGAGGAGTTCTACCACAGCACCCGCGACACCCTGAAGCTCCGCCTCGTCGCCGGGGAGAAGGGGCTCAAGCGCCGCATCATGGTCCCCGAGCTGAACCGCCCCGGCCTCGCGCTCGCCGGCTACTTCGACTACTTCGCCAACCGCCGCCCGCAGGTCCTCGGGATGGTCGAGATCAACTACCTCAACAGCATGGAACCCGGCCTGCGCCGCAAGAGGATACGCGAGCTGCTCCGCCGGCGCGTCCCCTGCGTCATCATCGGACGCAACTATCTCCCGCCGATCGAGCTCCCCGAGGAGGCGTGCCGCGAGCGGGTCCCGCTCTTCCGGAGCCCGATGGTCACGATGGCGCTCATCAACCAGGCGACCATCTTCCTCGAGGACCAGTTCTCACCCTCCACGACCATCGTGGGCGACCTGCTCGAGGTCTACGGGGTGGGGATCCTCATCTGCGGCAGGAGCGGCGTGGGGAAGAGCGAGTGCGCCCTCGGCCTCATCAAGCGAGGCCACCGTCTGATCGCCGACGACGTCGTGAAGATCCAGCTCCGCGACGGCACGCGGCTGTTCGGGGCCGGCGCCGAGATCGTGAAGCACCATATGGAGATCCGAGGGCTCGGGATCATCAACGTACAGGACCTGTACGGGGCGACCTGCATCAAGGACGCGCAGGAGGTCGAGCTGGTGGTGACCCTGGAGGAGTGGGAGAGCGGAAAGGAGTACGAGCGCCTCGGGCTGGAGGACAAGGAGATCGAGATACTCGGGCAGCGGCTTCCGCACCTGATCATCCCGGTGCGGCCCGGCAGGGATATTGTGCTGCTGCTCGAGGCGGCGGCGCTCAACCAGCGCCTGAAGAAAATGGGCAGGCACGCCGCCCGCGCGCTTGACCGGGGGCTCATCGAGGTCATGAAGAAGGAGTAG
- the lptC gene encoding LPS export ABC transporter periplasmic protein LptC, with protein MHIGRSLLFLALPCTLAAAEDPPAAPQEPGSELRDGFTFNSTRKDGKIEWKVAGSSATFLSPETIELKNVRAIFFSDDGTNTVATTDKAVLDKETRRLKTDEFVTIATENSVTTGTGMDWDHERKRGALRKDVKVIFTGTGGKGAIR; from the coding sequence GTGCATATAGGCCGTAGCCTGCTTTTCCTCGCGCTCCCCTGCACCCTCGCTGCGGCCGAGGATCCCCCTGCGGCGCCGCAGGAGCCGGGGTCCGAACTCAGGGACGGGTTCACCTTCAATTCGACCCGCAAGGACGGCAAGATCGAGTGGAAGGTGGCGGGGAGCTCCGCGACGTTCCTCTCGCCGGAGACGATCGAGCTGAAGAACGTCCGGGCCATCTTCTTCTCCGACGACGGCACGAACACCGTGGCGACCACGGACAAGGCGGTGCTCGACAAGGAGACCCGCCGGCTCAAGACCGACGAGTTCGTGACCATCGCCACCGAGAACTCGGTCACCACCGGCACCGGGATGGACTGGGACCACGAGCGCAAGAGGGGCGCGCTCAGGAAGGACGTGAAGGTGATCTTCACCGGCACCGGGGGCAAGGGGGCGATCAGGTGA
- the ptsP gene encoding phosphoenolpyruvate--protein phosphotransferase gives MQERVFRGIGASPGVAIGKAFIFDSEEVVAIKRRIDAAQVPLEIARFEDALIRTRQEILQIQDKVSERLGAAHAKIFNAHILVIEDRSFIEDVIKTIERDRFNIEYVFQQVSRKYEEIFSQIEDDYLKERASDIRDVTRRVLHNLMGRKREDVGRLTEEVIIVAYDLSPSDTALMHQEKVISFATDIGALTSHTAILARSLKAPAVVGLRDISRKVKAGETLIVDGTGGVVIASPSRATLREYTHVRTRLRVIEERLVSLKDLPAETLDGYRVSLAANIELPEDVPAAFAQGADGIGLYRTEFFYMNRRDIPGEEEQFEAYRSVAEQAYPHSVIIRTLDLGGDKFLSDLQVPREMNPFLGWRAIRFCLERTDLFKMQLRAILRASARGNVKVMFPMISGVDELVRARGILDECAGELRKGGKEFDKKIEVGAMIETPAAALTADILATHVDFFSIGTNDLIQYSLAVDRVNEKIAYLYEPRHPAILRLIHQVITAGHRENIWVGMCGEMAGEPSLALILLGMGLDEFSVSAVSIPEIKKIIRSVQLADARTLAEEVLTYTSIEETRARCKRLLLKVAPELVVLKGER, from the coding sequence ATGCAGGAGCGGGTCTTTCGCGGGATCGGCGCCTCCCCCGGCGTCGCCATCGGCAAGGCGTTCATCTTCGACTCCGAGGAGGTCGTCGCCATCAAGCGGCGCATCGACGCCGCGCAGGTCCCCCTCGAGATCGCCCGCTTCGAGGACGCCCTCATCCGCACCCGCCAGGAGATCCTCCAGATCCAGGACAAGGTCTCCGAGCGCCTCGGCGCCGCGCACGCCAAGATCTTCAACGCCCACATCCTCGTCATCGAGGACCGCTCCTTCATCGAGGACGTGATCAAGACGATCGAGCGCGATCGGTTCAACATCGAGTACGTCTTCCAGCAGGTCTCCCGGAAGTACGAGGAGATCTTCTCCCAGATCGAGGACGACTACCTCAAGGAGCGCGCGAGCGACATCCGCGACGTGACCCGGCGGGTGCTCCACAACCTCATGGGCCGCAAGCGCGAGGACGTGGGCCGGCTCACGGAGGAGGTCATCATCGTCGCCTACGACCTCTCCCCCTCCGACACCGCCCTGATGCACCAGGAGAAGGTGATCAGCTTCGCCACCGACATCGGCGCCCTGACCTCGCACACCGCCATCCTCGCCCGATCGCTGAAGGCGCCGGCGGTGGTCGGGCTCCGCGACATCAGCCGCAAGGTCAAGGCCGGCGAAACCCTCATCGTGGACGGGACCGGGGGCGTGGTCATCGCCTCCCCCTCCCGCGCCACGCTGCGGGAGTACACCCACGTCAGGACGAGGCTGCGGGTCATCGAGGAGCGCCTCGTCAGTCTGAAGGACCTCCCCGCCGAGACGCTCGACGGCTACCGGGTCTCCCTCGCCGCCAACATCGAGCTGCCGGAGGACGTCCCCGCGGCGTTCGCGCAGGGCGCGGACGGCATCGGGCTCTACCGCACCGAGTTCTTCTACATGAACCGCCGCGACATCCCCGGCGAGGAGGAGCAGTTCGAGGCGTACCGGTCGGTCGCGGAGCAGGCGTATCCGCACTCGGTCATCATCAGGACCCTCGATCTCGGCGGCGACAAGTTCCTCTCCGACCTCCAGGTGCCTCGGGAGATGAACCCGTTCCTCGGCTGGCGCGCGATCCGCTTCTGCCTCGAGCGGACCGACCTGTTCAAGATGCAGCTCCGCGCCATCCTGCGCGCCTCGGCGCGGGGCAACGTGAAGGTGATGTTCCCGATGATCTCGGGGGTCGACGAGCTGGTGCGCGCGCGGGGGATCCTGGACGAGTGCGCGGGCGAGCTCCGGAAGGGCGGGAAGGAATTCGACAAGAAGATCGAGGTCGGTGCGATGATCGAGACCCCCGCCGCCGCCCTCACCGCCGACATCCTCGCCACGCACGTGGACTTCTTCAGCATAGGGACGAACGATCTGATCCAGTACTCACTCGCCGTCGACCGGGTCAACGAGAAGATCGCCTACCTCTACGAGCCGCGCCACCCGGCGATCCTCCGGCTCATCCACCAGGTGATCACGGCCGGGCACCGGGAGAACATCTGGGTGGGGATGTGCGGGGAGATGGCGGGGGAGCCGTCGCTCGCCCTGATCCTGCTCGGGATGGGGCTCGACGAGTTCAGCGTGAGCGCGGTCTCCATCCCGGAGATCAAGAAGATCATCCGCTCGGTGCAGCTCGCGGACGCGCGGACGCTCGCCGAGGAGGTGCTCACCTACACGAGCATCGAGGAGACCCGCGCGCGCTGCAAGCGCCTGCTCCTCAAGGTCGCGCCGGAACTCGTGGTGTTGAAGGGGGAGCGGTAG
- the raiA gene encoding ribosome-associated translation inhibitor RaiA, giving the protein MQLIVTGRHVSVTGAMKQYAREKLERIVTERPHLNEAHLILDVQKYRHLAEITVRGKNLELFCRGETSDMYASIDAAAAKLERQLRRFKERYTRRGRSARRLPRRAAPRQEAERGGITIRFPMNRVAANEAILQMKVQGHLFFAFLNADTGRVNLLVRPGAGEIGLLTPQKLQGPGRPAVFRMRVYREEALGEGRRPRIVRKEDRLVNWCSPEEAVEAMAGEEETYRLFMDVETKAPCVVYEQKGGDYGLIEAR; this is encoded by the coding sequence ATGCAACTGATCGTGACGGGACGCCACGTGAGCGTCACCGGGGCGATGAAACAGTACGCCCGCGAAAAGCTGGAGCGGATCGTGACGGAGCGCCCCCACCTGAACGAGGCGCACCTGATCCTGGACGTGCAGAAGTACCGGCATCTGGCGGAGATCACCGTGCGCGGCAAGAACCTGGAGCTCTTCTGCCGCGGCGAGACGTCGGACATGTACGCCTCGATCGACGCCGCCGCCGCGAAACTCGAGCGCCAGCTCCGCCGCTTCAAGGAGCGTTACACGCGCAGGGGGAGGTCTGCGCGGCGTCTTCCCCGCCGTGCCGCCCCCCGCCAGGAGGCGGAGCGTGGCGGCATCACGATCCGCTTCCCGATGAACCGGGTGGCCGCGAACGAGGCGATCCTCCAGATGAAGGTGCAGGGGCACCTCTTCTTCGCCTTCCTCAACGCCGACACCGGCCGCGTGAACCTGCTCGTCCGCCCCGGCGCGGGGGAGATCGGGCTCCTGACCCCCCAGAAGCTCCAGGGTCCCGGACGGCCCGCCGTCTTCCGGATGCGGGTCTACCGCGAGGAGGCGCTCGGGGAGGGCCGGCGGCCGCGCATCGTCCGGAAGGAGGACCGCCTGGTCAACTGGTGTTCGCCCGAGGAGGCGGTGGAGGCGATGGCGGGCGAGGAGGAGACCTACCGCCTTTTCATGGACGTCGAAACGAAAGCCCCGTGCGTGGTCTACGAGCAGAAGGGCGGCGACTACGGCCTGATCGAGGCGCGCTAG